A region from the Paludicola sp. MB14-C6 genome encodes:
- a CDS encoding tRNA1(Val) (adenine(37)-N6)-methyltransferase, with the protein MNENYSFEKLSETIQVCVSKEHRFGTDAFLLSVFANPRKKDIVCDLGTGCGIIPMILTKKFEPKKIYGVDIQPQAIEQFHLSIENSSLPNEVEPILCDLTKLNTQIPYGSCDVVTCNPPYKANQAGILSELTAEQIARHEVMCTIDDICKTASKLLKFGGKLCLCQRPERLADVITAMKQNDIEPKLLRFIAKEHTQAPWLFLIEGKKGSKPFMKVMPTMQMYDGEEFSKELKQVYGNDYSNGD; encoded by the coding sequence ATGAACGAAAACTATAGCTTTGAAAAGCTAAGCGAAACAATACAAGTATGTGTGAGTAAGGAACATCGGTTTGGAACCGATGCGTTCTTATTGAGTGTGTTTGCAAATCCAAGGAAAAAAGATATTGTATGTGATTTAGGAACAGGCTGTGGCATTATTCCTATGATTCTGACTAAAAAGTTTGAACCGAAAAAGATTTATGGTGTAGACATTCAGCCACAGGCAATTGAACAATTTCATTTATCCATAGAAAACTCCTCTTTACCAAATGAAGTAGAACCTATTTTATGTGATTTAACAAAATTAAATACACAAATTCCGTATGGCAGCTGTGATGTGGTAACTTGTAACCCGCCGTATAAAGCAAATCAAGCAGGAATTCTAAGTGAACTCACAGCAGAGCAAATCGCACGTCATGAAGTGATGTGTACGATAGATGATATATGTAAAACAGCGTCTAAACTATTAAAGTTTGGTGGTAAACTATGCTTGTGTCAACGTCCAGAGCGTTTAGCAGATGTTATTACTGCAATGAAACAAAATGATATCGAGCCAAAATTATTGCGATTTATTGCGAAAGAACATACTCAAGCACCATGGCTTTTCTTAATAGAGGGTAAAAAAGGGTCAAAACCATTTATGAAGGTAATGCCGACTATGCAGATGTATGATGGAGAAGAGTTTTCTAAAGAGCTAAAACAAGTTTACGGAAATGATTATTCTAATGGTGACTAA
- the rsmI gene encoding 16S rRNA (cytidine(1402)-2'-O)-methyltransferase — protein sequence MSYRAINTLKEVDFIAAEDTRVTLKLLNHFDIKKPMISYYEHNLRERGEYILNRILNGETCAIVSDAGMPCISDPGEDLVRICAEQNVDIKIIPGPSAVISGLCLSGLKTSRFTFEGFLSTAKTNRMQHLNSLKQEERTMIFYEAPHKLLSTLKDMQSYFGNRKISIARELTKVYEQVMRTTLDEAVVFYSENTPKGEFVLVIEGAAPIQEEKITLEQAIEKANEMVQNGVKATDAAKQIAKQTNFKKSDIYNALLEI from the coding sequence ATGAGCTATCGTGCAATCAATACTTTAAAAGAGGTTGATTTTATTGCCGCTGAAGATACAAGAGTAACCTTGAAACTGCTCAATCATTTTGATATTAAAAAACCAATGATTAGTTATTACGAGCATAATTTAAGGGAACGAGGCGAATATATTTTAAATCGCATTTTAAATGGTGAAACCTGTGCGATTGTTTCAGATGCAGGTATGCCTTGTATTTCCGATCCAGGGGAGGACTTAGTACGCATTTGTGCAGAACAAAATGTGGATATTAAAATAATTCCAGGACCTAGTGCTGTTATTTCAGGTTTATGTTTAAGTGGGTTAAAGACATCACGTTTTACCTTTGAAGGTTTTTTAAGTACGGCAAAAACCAATCGAATGCAACATTTAAATTCTTTAAAGCAAGAAGAACGTACAATGATTTTTTATGAGGCTCCGCATAAGCTGCTTTCCACTTTAAAAGATATGCAGTCTTATTTTGGTAATCGTAAAATATCAATCGCAAGAGAATTAACAAAAGTATATGAGCAGGTAATGAGAACGACGTTGGACGAAGCAGTAGTATTTTATTCAGAAAACACACCTAAAGGTGAATTTGTCTTAGTTATCGAAGGTGCAGCACCTATACAAGAGGAAAAAATAACATTAGAGCAAGCAATTGAAAAAGCAAACGAAATGGTTCAAAATGGGGTAAAAGCTACCGATGCGGCAAAGCAGATAGCAAAGCAAACCAACTTTAAAAAATCAGATATTTATAATGCGTTGTTAGAAATTTGA
- a CDS encoding response regulator transcription factor encodes MEKILVVDDESRIRDIIKQYLQFEGYAYEEAANGQQAVDIFEKGNFDLVIMDVMMPFIDGITALRMIRQKSDTPVILLTAKGEEYDKVFGFDLGADDYIVKPFSPKELMARIRAVLKRTIKVASKNETYTYKKLAMNFISYELKIDGQKVNLTPKEFEMLRYFVNNKGTVVTRENLLNEIWGYDFYGDSRTVDTHIKMLRNNLGDYRDLIKTVWGVGYRYDEI; translated from the coding sequence ATGGAAAAAATTCTAGTTGTAGATGATGAAAGCAGAATTAGAGATATTATCAAGCAATATTTGCAGTTCGAAGGATATGCTTATGAAGAAGCAGCAAACGGACAACAAGCCGTTGATATATTTGAAAAAGGTAATTTTGATTTAGTGATTATGGATGTGATGATGCCTTTTATTGATGGCATTACAGCTTTACGCATGATTCGTCAAAAATCCGATACCCCTGTTATTTTGCTAACTGCAAAGGGTGAAGAATATGATAAGGTATTTGGTTTTGATTTGGGCGCAGATGATTATATAGTAAAACCGTTTTCTCCGAAAGAGCTGATGGCAAGAATTCGTGCTGTTTTAAAACGAACAATAAAGGTTGCATCTAAAAATGAAACCTACACATATAAAAAATTAGCAATGAACTTTATTTCTTATGAATTAAAAATAGATGGTCAGAAAGTGAACTTGACGCCAAAAGAATTTGAAATGCTGCGTTATTTTGTGAATAATAAAGGTACAGTTGTAACAAGAGAAAATCTCTTAAATGAAATTTGGGGTTATGACTTTTATGGCGATTCCAGAACCGTTGATACACATATTAAGATGCTACGAAATAATTTAGGTGACTATAGAGATTTGATAAAAACAGTATGGGGTGTTGGGTATCGCTATGATGAAATCTAA
- a CDS encoding sensor histidine kinase — MMKSKKKRISIRNKIWLAIMSTVFVIIGGLWLLQVVFLEDYYLKIKKNDIVNNTQAIVKAINYKGLYNAGDDIYRIGSANTLCIDISQPTGEPIVGYEGLGENCVLHANGLNKLKVLKEANANKGTTVLADITHPKYDTRFYSCAITMDAKDGNQYTVMVTATLAPVKEAAVIIKNQLIWVSILLVLVATAIAFILARSLTKPIQKLSKAAREIAYGNWNADCTVPSNDELGDLSQNFSYMQKEFAKVNILQKELVANISHDIRTPLTMIKGYAEAIKDITGDNKEMREHQLDIIVDETNRLNTLVNDVMDLSLMQAGQTPMNIEPFNIAKTITDILGRFELLEQTKGFEFTYIGNEIAMANGDEVRIEQVLYNLINNAVNHIGEQKQIKVSVIEQEKVYRVEVSDTGTGIAQEDLPLIWDRYYKPYKNGERKTVGTGLGLSIVKAILVNHGSQFGVYSTIGVGSTFWFTLTKAKPEENQ, encoded by the coding sequence ATGATGAAATCTAAAAAGAAGCGAATTAGTATTCGTAATAAAATTTGGCTTGCAATTATGTCTACCGTTTTTGTTATTATTGGTGGACTTTGGTTATTGCAAGTTGTTTTTTTAGAAGATTATTATTTGAAAATAAAGAAAAACGATATTGTAAATAATACACAAGCTATAGTAAAAGCCATTAACTATAAAGGGTTATATAATGCCGGGGATGATATATACCGTATTGGTTCCGCAAACACACTTTGCATTGATATTTCTCAACCGACTGGAGAGCCTATTGTAGGGTATGAAGGATTGGGTGAAAACTGTGTATTGCATGCAAATGGATTAAATAAGTTAAAAGTGCTAAAGGAAGCAAACGCAAATAAAGGCACAACAGTACTCGCAGACATTACGCATCCAAAGTATGATACTAGATTCTATTCTTGTGCAATTACGATGGATGCAAAAGACGGAAACCAGTATACTGTAATGGTTACCGCCACCCTAGCACCTGTCAAAGAAGCAGCAGTTATTATTAAAAATCAGTTAATTTGGGTATCTATTTTACTTGTGCTTGTAGCAACAGCAATTGCGTTTATATTGGCTCGTTCTTTAACAAAGCCAATTCAAAAGTTATCAAAAGCTGCACGTGAAATTGCATATGGAAATTGGAATGCAGACTGTACGGTGCCTAGTAATGATGAACTTGGAGATTTAAGCCAGAACTTTAGCTATATGCAAAAGGAGTTTGCAAAGGTAAATATTCTTCAAAAAGAATTGGTAGCGAATATTTCTCATGATATTCGAACGCCACTTACAATGATAAAAGGCTATGCAGAGGCAATCAAAGATATAACCGGCGATAATAAAGAGATGCGTGAACATCAATTAGATATTATAGTTGATGAAACAAATCGCTTAAATACATTAGTGAACGATGTTATGGATTTATCGTTAATGCAAGCAGGGCAAACACCTATGAATATTGAGCCTTTTAATATTGCAAAAACCATTACCGATATTTTAGGAAGGTTTGAGTTATTAGAGCAGACTAAGGGATTTGAGTTTACCTATATCGGAAATGAAATTGCTATGGCAAACGGTGATGAGGTCCGCATTGAGCAGGTTTTATATAACTTGATTAACAATGCAGTTAATCATATTGGCGAGCAAAAGCAAATTAAAGTTTCAGTTATAGAACAAGAAAAGGTTTATCGAGTTGAAGTTTCAGATACCGGAACAGGTATAGCGCAAGAAGATTTACCACTAATTTGGGATCGTTATTATAAACCATATAAAAATGGAGAACGAAAAACAGTAGGTACTGGATTAGGACTTTCTATTGTAAAAGCGATTTTAGTCAACCATGGTTCTCAATTTGGCGTTTATAGTACCATCGGAGTTGGCAGTACATTTTGGTTTACATTAACCAAAGCCAAACCGGAAGAAAATCAATAA